The Candidatus Firestonebacteria bacterium RIFOXYD2_FULL_39_29 genomic interval ATCGGCCTTATCCTTATTCTTTCTTCATCAATTACCACAAAATGATTAGCCATCTTTTTATTATACTTATTTAGCAATGTCTTTAAAGAAGCTATTTTTACAGAACTATCCTCATTATCAAACCGCATTAATACAATTCCGGCAGTTGCTTTCCTCTGAAGAAATACTATTTCACCAAAATCCTTATCGTTCGTGATTAGTATTCTTTTCTCTTTTTTAGCAAGTTCAAGAACAGTATTATCTGTTGCTCCGGGACTTATTTCAGTTATATAAACAACATCGTTACCGGATAATCGCAGATATTCGACTATCTGCGATTCTACATTTTCATCTGCAAAAAATTTCACCTTTTTGAACCAACCAAGATATGTCTTTCATCGGTTGAAATTGCTTCTGAAGCATAAGCAATTGCTGCTTTTATGTCCTGAATTTTAAGCATAGGATATTCCTTTAACATATCATCTAAAGAGATGTTCTGAGAAAGCTTCTTCAGTATTATTTCTACCGTAACTCGAGTATGTTTAATTACCGGTTTTCCCAGCATTATATTAGGATTTATTTCAATTCTAGACATCAAATTATTCATTTGTATTCCCCTCCGTTAGATTCTTTTTAGTATTATAACATAAAAACAAAGAATTTCAATATTTTTAAAAATGGAAATGCAGGACGGTCTGCATTCAAATGGCCTGCCAAAAATCTATTCGGGACTTGATCATACGGATAATACTATTGTTTTTCTGTCGTCCTGAACCGGATTCAGGATCCAGTGTCGTTCCGGATGGAAAACAAAGACTATGTTCTTTTGAGGCTAGTGACATTCTCGTATTAAGTATGACACTACGAAAAACTTCTAAATACATCCTCATTGTTTCAAGTTTCTAGCTTCGAATTTGT includes:
- a CDS encoding antitoxin; the protein is MNNLMSRIEINPNIMLGKPVIKHTRVTVEIILKKLSQNISLDDMLKEYPMLKIQDIKAAIAYASEAISTDERHILVGSKR